AGCGCGCTCACGGAGCCGATCCTGCTGCCCTCCACCGGCAGGGCCGCCTCCGTGGAGTGGGCCGGCGACACCAACCTCCTCGTCTCGCCGCGCGCGGCGACCCTGGACGAGCGGGTGGTGCCCCGGATCGTGTCCATCGACGGCACCGTGCGCGAGCTCAACCCCCTCGGCGGGCTCACCGGGGTGTCCGCGGGCGACGGCGGCGCCCTGTACGCCGAGACGGACGAGCTGGTGTTCCTGCTGGTCGGCTCCTCCTGGCGCGCCCAGGAGCTCGAGCGCGGCGTGCGGGACCTCTCCTTCCCCGGCTGAGCCGGGCGCGCGGTCCGGTCCGGCGGTGGCCGCTCCTGCACAGCGGGCCGGCCCCGCACATCGGCCCCGGTGCCCCGCCGAGGCGCGGCGCGCGCGGTGGACTGGGGCCATGCCGCACGCCCGCGCCGCCGAGCCCCTCCTCGAGTCCGACTCCGGCCTGCCCGCTGCGCGGCGGGCGATCGCCGCGCTCGGCGCGGCGTTCGTCGACCTCGTCCTGCCGGCCGAGTGCGCCGTGTGCGCCGCCCCCGGCCACCGGCTCTGTGCGCCCTGCCGTCTCGACCTCGACGCCGCCCTCGCACGGCCGTTCCGCGCCGAGCACGGCGCCGCGGCGCTCCCGCTCGGACCCGGCGGAGTGCCGCTGCCCGTCGTCGCCGCCGGCCGCTACGCTGACGCGCTGGCTGCCGCCGTGCTCGCCTTCAAGGACCACCACGGCCTGCACCTGCGCGCCGTCCTCGGCGAGGCCCTGTGCCGGTCCGCCGCCGTCGCGCGCCTGGCGCCCGACGTGCCCGAGGCGGCCCACGCGCTCCTCGTCCCCGTCCCCGGCGGCGCGGCCGGCTTCCGGCGCCGCGGCTACGACCCGCTGGCCGAGCTCGTGCGCGCCCTGCCCGCCCCGTGGGTGGTCTCCGACGCGGTGCGGGCGCCCCGCGGCCCCGGCCGAGCTCGACGCGTGGGCCCCTCCCACGCCGGGGCGGGCTCGGCCCAGCGGCGCCGTCGCGCGCGCCGCTGGCGGCCCGTGCCCGGGCGGCTGCCCGCCGGCGCCCCGGTGCTGCTCGTGGACGACGTGCTCACCACCGGGGCCACGCTGGGCGCGCTCGCGGAGGCGGTGCGCCGGGCCGGCGGGCGGCCGGTCGGGGCCGTGGTCCTGGCCGCCGTGGCCCCGCCCGCTGACGACCCTGGTCCCGTCACGGGGGCGGGGGTAGGGTGACTCGCACGGAGCCGGAACCCGGCTCCGGTCCCGCCGACGGTGGAAGGAGGCCCCCCTCGGACCCCCGCCGTCCTGCGGACGTCGAGACGGACGAGGCGCAGCCCCCTCCCTCCCGAGGCCGGACCCGTGAGAGTCGGATCAGGAGGACGCCATGACCATGGATGTCAGCTACATCGCCCGCAACCTCAGCCTCCCGGAGAGCTTCCGGGACCATGTCGCCGAGCGCACGGAGCGCCTCCACACGCTCGCCGAGGGGGCCGAGACCCTCGAGGTGCGCGTCACCAAGTCCTCGCACCACAAGCACTCCGACGAGACGGTCCGCGTGGAGCTCACGGCCCGCGGCCCCCGCGAGGTGGTGCGCGCCGAGGCGGACGCGGACGACAAGCAGGTCGCCTTCGACATGGCCGTCACCCGCCTGGCCGAGCGGCTGCGCCGCATGCGCGACCGCCGCAAGGACCGCCGGCACGGCAAGCTCGGCGCCTCCCGCGGTGCGGGCGAGGTCGGCTTCGTCCCGCCGCTGCCGCCCAACGGCGCGCAGATGGCCGCGGAGGACGCCGCCCGCGAGCAGGACATCCCGGAGGAGGGCACCCCGGTGCGCATCCGCGAGAAGGCCTTCCCGGCGACCCCGATGACCGTGGACGAGGCCGTCGACGCCATGGAGCTGGTCGGCCACGACTTCTTCCTCTTCCAGAACGTGGAGACGGGCGTGCCCTCCGTGGTCTACCGCCGCCGCGGCTGGAGCTACGGCGTCATCCGCCTCGACGAGTCCCTCCCGGCGGACCACGTCTCCGCCACCGAGGGCGAGCGGGCCTACCAGGCGCGCGAGGCCTGAGCACCCGGGGCCGACGCGCGGCGTCGGCCCCGACCAGACGCGGCGCCCGTCCGAGCGGACGGGCGCCGCGGCGCGTGCGGCCTCGGCCCGTACACTGTCCCGGAGACCGCGCCACGGCCGTGCGGGAGGGGCACCCGGCCCCACCCCGGCCACACCGCAAGGGAGCAGAGAACCAGTGCCTTCGATCATCGACCGCGTCCTGAAGATCTCGGACAACCGCGTCCTGCGCCGCATGCAGGGCACGGTGGACGCCGTGAACCTCCTGGAGGAGGACTTCCGGGCGCTGAGCGACGCCGAGCTGCGCGCCGAGACGGACACGCTCAAGGCGCGCCACGCCGACGGCGAGTCCCTGGATCTGCTCCTGCCCGAGGCGTTTGCCGCCGTCCGCGAGGCGGCGGGCCGCACCCTCGGCCAGCGCCACTACGACGTGCAGCTGCTCGGCGGCATCGCCCTGCACCAGGGCAACATCGCGGAGATGAAGACCGGCGAGGGCAAGACCCTCGTGGCCACCGCCCCGGCGTACCTCAACGCGCTGACCGGCCGCGGCGTCCACGTGATCACCGTCAACGACTTCCTGGCCTCCTACCAGGCCGAGCTCATGGGCCGCGTCTTCCGCTTCCTCGGGATGGAGACCGGCGTGGTCGTGGCCGGCCAGCTGCCCGCCGTGCGCCGCGAGCAGTACGCCGCGGACATCACCTACGGCACGAACAACGAGTTCGGCTTCGACTTCCTGCGGGACAACATGGCCTGGTCCCTGGACGAGCTGGTCCAGCGCGAGCACCACTACGCCATCGTCGACGAGGTGGACTCCATCCTCATCGACGAGGCCCGCACGCCGCTGATCATCTCCGGCCCGGCCCAGGGCGAGGCCAACCGCTGGTACGGCGAGTTCGCCCGCCTCGTCCGCCGCCTCGAGGAGGGCTCGGACTACGAGGTGGACCACAAGAAGCGCACCGTGGGCGTGCTCGGTCCGGGCATCGAGAAGGTGGAGGACCACCTCGGCATCGCCAACCTGTACGAGACGCAGAACACCACCCTCATCCAGTTCCTCAACAACGCCGTGAAGGCCAAGGAGCTGTTCAAGCGGGACAAGGACTACGTGGTCCTCGACGGCGAGGTGCAGATCGTCGACGAGCACACCGGCCGCGTGCTCAAGGGCCGCCGCTACAACGAGGGGCTCCACCAGGCCATCGAGGCCAAGGAGGGCGTGGAGGTCAAGCCGGAGAACCAGACGCTGGCCACCGTCACCCTGCAGAACTACTTCCGCGGGTACGACAAGCTCGCCGGCATGACCGGCACCGCCGAGACGGAGGCCGCGGAGTTCACGTCCACGTACGGCCTCGGCGTCGTCGTGATCCCCCCGAACCGCGAGCGCCAGCGCGTGGACCACAACGACGTGGTCTACAAGAACGAGAAGGTGAAGTTCGACGCCGTCGTCGAGGACATCGCCGAGCGCCACGAGCGCCGCCAGCCGGTGCTGGTGGGCACCACCTCCGTGGAGAAGTCGGAGTACCTGTCCACCCTGCTGGCCAAGCGGGGCATCCGCCACGAGGTCCTCAATGCCAAGAACCACGCCCGCGAGGCCGCGATCGTGGCCCAGGCGGGCCGTCCGGGCGCCGTCACCGTGGCCACCAACATGGCCGGCCGCGGCACCGACATCATGCTGGGCGGCAACGCCGAGTTCACGGCAGTCGCCCGCATGCAGGAGCTCGGCCTCGACGCCGCGGAGGACCCGGAGGCCTACGAGGCCCGCTGGCCGCAGGTGCTCGCCGAGGCGGAGGCCGCCGTCGCGGACGCCAACCGCGAGGTGCTCGAGGCCGGCGGCCTCTACGTGGTGGGCACCGAGCGCCACGACTCCCGCCGCATCGACAACCAGCTGCGCGGCCGTTCCGGCCGCCAGGGCGACCCGGGCGAGTCCCGCTTCTACCTGTCCCTCACGGACGAGCTGATGCGCAACTTCAACCCCGGCGTGGCGCAGCGGATCATGAACAGCCCGTCCATTCCGGACGACATGGCGCTCGAGTTCGGGTTCGTGTCCAAGGCGATCCAGAACGCGCAGGCGCAGGTCGAGGGCCGCAACGCCGAGCAGCGCAAGAACGTGCTCAAGTACGACGACGTGATGAACCGCCAGCGCGAGGCCATCTACGCGGACCGCCGCTCCATCCTCGAGGGCGAGGATCTCAAGGACCGCGTGCGCCGCTTCGTGGAGGACGCGGTGGGGAACATCGTGGACGCCACCACCGAGGAGGGCCACGCCGCCGACTGGGACCTGGACCAGCTGTGGCGGGACCTGTCCGAGCTGTACCCGGTGGGCATCACCCAGGAGGACGTGCTCGAGGAGGTCGGCGGCCGCGGCCGGCTCAAGGCCGAGGACCTGCGGCGCGAGCTCGTCTCGGACGCCCTGCTCGCCTATGAGGACCGGGAGGCCCAGGTGGGCTCCGAGGCCCTGCGCGAGGCCGAGCGCCGGGTGGTGCTCTCCGCGATCGGGCGCCGCTGGCAGGAGCACCTCTACGAGATGGACTACCTCAAGGAGGGCATCGGCCTGCGCGCGATGGCCCAGCGCGAGCCCCTCGTGGAGTACCAGCGCGAGGGCTACACGATGTTCCAGAACATGCTGGCCGGCATCCGCGAGGACTCCGTGCGCACGCTGTTCAAGGCCCAGATCACCGCGGCCCCCGCGCCGACGTCGCTGCCCGGCATCAAGGACGCCCGCGGCCTGACGATGACCCCGCAGATCTCCGTGGAGGGCGTCGAGGCCCCGCAGCGGCCCTCGCAGCTGCGCTTCACCGGCCCCGCCGAGGACGGTCAGGGCGCCGTCACCCGCGCGGGCACGGAGACCGGCGCGACCGTGGAGGCCGGCACCAACCGCCGGTCCCGTCGCGAGGCCGAGCGCCGCGAGCGCCGGAGCTGACCCCGGCGGGCGAGGCCCCGCCGCACACGTCCGAGGCCCGGTGACGATCGTCGTCACCGGGCCTCGGCCGTCCCCGCGCGCGCCCGGACGGAGGCCGAGAGCGGAGGCGGGGCTCAGCCGATCTCCACGGAGGTCACCTTCCAGCGGCTGATCCGCCGCTCGAGCCGCAGGGCGAAGGCCCGGGCGCGGCCGTCGCAGAGCACGGTGGCGCTGGCCTCCACCCGTCCAGGGGCGACCTCGCAGACGCGCGCGCCCACGGGCCGGGGAGCGGCGGCCGGGGCCCGGGAGACACCGGCGGCCGCGGACCGCGCCCGGGGCCGGTCCTGCTCGGCGAGCCCGAGCAGGTCCATCCGCCGGGTCATCTTGTCCAGGACCTCGGGCGAGAGCCACGCCGAGAGGTCCCGCAGCGCGCGGCGCCCGGTCTCGACCTCCACGCAGGCCACCGCGATCACGGCGGCCAGGGAGCGGACCCGACGCAGCTCCTCCCGGCCCTGCTCGACGGCGGCCCGGCGGGCGATCTCCTCGCCGCGGGGCAGCACGGCCGGGCCGTGGGCGGGACCGTGCAGCAGCGCGGCGGCGGGACGGTCGGCGCGACGGTCCGCGTGCCGAGCGAGACCGCGGGCGCTGCCGTGGACGGTGGACTGGGGGCGGGCGGCGAGGGCGGGCATGGCGGGCTCCTGCGGTCGGGTCGTGGTCGGGGTGGTCCGGGAACGGGGCGTCATGGCCGGCCCTGCTGGGGTGCGGCGTGGGGGCTGAACACCGGGGCCGTGAGGACGGTGCCCGGGAGCAGCAGGTGCGGATCGTCGCCGATCACCCGCCGGTTGGCCTCGTGCCAGCGGCGCCAGCGGGCGTCGATCTCCCGCGGGGTGGCGTCCGGGCCGAGCTCGGCGGCGGCGATGTCCCAGAGGCAGTCCCCGCGGCGGACGGTCACGGTCGGCCGGTCCGAGAGGTCCCGGGCGGCGCTGGCGCCGGGCGGTGCCGGGACGGGCGTCCGCGGGGTCCACCCGGCCTCGGGCACTGCGGCGGGCGCCGACGCCGTCGTGGAGGCGGGTGCGGCGTGGGAGACGGCCCAGCCGGCGACGGGCACGGGGCCGACGGCGGGCTGCTCGGCCCAGGCGGCCGGGGCGGCCAGCATGTGCGCCCCGAGGACGGCGCCGGCCACCCGGCCCAGCAGCGCGGGGGTCAGCCGCGCACCGAGCCGGGCGAAGCCGGGACGTCCGATGCGCCGACCCACGGTCGCGAGGACCAGGCCGAGCAGGCCCACGGCCCACCAGGCGACCAGGCCGAGGCCGGCGATTCCGGCGCCCAGCCCGAGCAGGCGCACGAGCTCGGACGAGGCGGCGCCCTCACCGGGCTCCAGCAGGGCGGCGGCGCCGATGAGCAGGGCCGGCGCCGCCAGGGCCAGGACCACCAGGCCCGCCGCGTCCACGGCGTCCACCCGGTGACCGTCCGCCCGGGGGCCGTCCGCCTCCGGGAGTGCTGCCCGGCCCCGGCGGGCCGGTTCGGTGATGCGCTGCATGACGTCCCCTCCTGCGCGTCGCGTCGGTGTGGTCCCCGTGACCTCACCGGTGTCGATGGTCACAGTGAACTGCAAGGCATGGATGGATGTCAACAGTGATGTTTGATGATGTTTGATCATCGTCGACGCAGAGTCGGCCTGCTCCTAAGCTGGCCGCATGCGGTGGGACGGACTCTTCGACGATCTCGAGGCCCGGTGGGCCGACCTGGGCTGGCGCCAGAGCGAGGCGGAGGCGGCCGAGCTGACGCGCGCCGAGTGGATGGCACTGACCCTGGCCGACCGCCTCCGCGGCGAGCGGGGGAGGCCGGTGCGCCTGCACTTGGCCTGGGGCGAGGCCCTGGACGGCGTGCTGCACGCAGTGGGGGAGGACTGGGCGGGGCTCCACCTGAGCGGGGGCGGCTCCGCGGTGGTGCCGCTGCCCGGCGTCGCGGCCGTGGAGGCCGGGCTGCACCGGGCCGTGACCGCGCCCACCGGCCCCGCGACGGGGCTGGGAGCGGTGCTGCGGGGGATCGCGCGCGAGCGCGTGCCCGTCGTCGTCACGGGGACCCGGGGTGCGACGCTCGTGGAGGGCACGGTGGACCGGGTGGGGCGGGACCACCTCGACGTGTCCCGCCACCCGCGTGACGAGGCGCGGCGGGCCGCGGCCGTGCGGGGCCGCCTCGTGGTGCCCTTCACCGCGCTCGGCGTGGTCCGGACGGCCTCGCGGCTCGCCTGAGCCGGCACGGCCGGCGCGGGGTCGACGGGTCAGCGGCGCAGCAGGCCAGCGACGCAACTGGTCGGCGACTCGACCGGTCGGCGACTCGGCCGGCCGGTGGCCCGACTGGTCAGCGGCTCTTGGCGTCGGCCTCGGCCCACTCCTGGACGCGCGCCCGGGTGGCCTGGCGCTGCCGGTCCACGTACTCCTGGAGCCAGGACTCCTCGATGCGCCACTGCCCGCGGCCGCCCACCTGGATGGCCTGCAGCTCGCCGGAGCGGATGAGGGCGCGCGCGGCCTGCCCGGAGATGTTCAGCGTCTCCGCGACGTCGGTCAGGGTGAGGAAGCGCTGCACGGTGCTCCTTCGGCGGCTCGGCACGGGCGGGGAGGGCCGGGGCGGCGCCCCGGCGTGGACCCATTCAACCCCGAGACGGGCCCCGTCCGACACTTTTCCACACCTGCGCGCCGGACCGGGGGCCGGGCGGCCGCGCTGGCTACCCTGGATGCAGCGCGGAGGGGGCCGGCACCGACGGGGTGCCGGGGCCGCGCCGGCCCGGCCGGGCCGGTCCGAAGGGGGAGCATCCGGTGTCCACATCCACGTCCGCATCCGCTGAAGGCGGCCGCCTGCGCCGCCCGCGCTGGCGCGATCCCCGGCTGCTGGTCGGGCTCGTCCTCGTCCTCGCCTCGGTCGCCGGAGTCGTCGCGCTCGTCGCCTCCTCCCAGCGGACCTCCGCCTACTGGGCCGCCGCCGTGGACCTGCCCCCGGGCACGCCGCTCGAGGCGGGCCAGCTGCGGGCCGTGGAGGTCAACCTCGCCGACGCGGAGGGGAAGTACCTGGCGGCCGCCCCGGACTCGGCGCCGTCGGGCCGGATGGTCGCGAGCACGGTGCGCGCCGGGGAGCTCCTGCCCGCCGCCGCCCTGGTCGACGCCGACCCCGAGGGACGGCGACCCGTGGGCGTTCGCCTCCGCGAGCCGCTCGCGGGCGGCGTCGGGGTGGGGGACCGGGTGGACGTCTGGGTGGCGATGCCCGCCGAGGGCGGCCGCGGCCACGCCGACCCCGAGCGGCTCGCCGAGGCCCTGGAGATCGCCGAGGTGGCCACGGAGCAGGGCTCGATCGGCGGATCCGGGGAGACCCGCGTGCAGCTGCTCGCCCCCGAGGCCACGCTGCCGCGTGTGGTGGACGCCCAGGTGAAGGACGCCCGCATCACGCTGGTGCCCGCCCACGGGGTGCGGTGACCGTGCGGATCGCGCTCGCCACCACCGTCCTGCCCGGCCTCGACCACATCGGGCCGCTGGAGCGCCATCAGACGCGGATCACCGTGGTCCGGCGGGCCGAGGACCTGGCCGAGCTGCTGGCGATCGCCCGGTCCGGCCTGGTGGACGCCGTCCTCGTGGCGGGCGCCACCGAGGCCGTCACCGGGGCGTTCCTGGAGGAGCTCGCCCGGCTGCCCCGGCCCGTGGGCGCGGCCGCGATCAGCGAGGTGCGCGCCGAGCGCCGTCGGCTGCGGGCGCTCGGGGTGCCGTGCGTCCGGGCCGACGCCGGGCCCGAACCGCTCGCCGCCGCCGTCGTGGAGGCCGCGCTCGCGGCGGCCGAGGGGCGGCGTGCCCGCGCCGACGCCATGGCGGAGGACGAGGACGGCGAGGACCCCGTCGACGGTCTGGACGGGATCGAGCTGACCTACGGGGTGCTCGACGACGGCCCCCGCCTCGGCCCGCCCCTGCTCGGAGGGGACCCGGAGCGGTCCGCGGCGAGCGCCGCGCGGCCGGGGGCGGGCGCCGGCGACGAGGCCGTGGACGACGGCCGACGCGGCGGCCGGGCGGGGGACGACCTCGTGCCGGCCGACGCCGCCCAGGGCGGTGTCACCCGGGACGGTGTCGCGCAGGACCGCGCGCAGGACGGCTCCGCTCCGGGCTCCGCTCGGGACGACGCGCAGGACTCCGCGGCGTGGGACGCCGATGCGGCGGGCCGGTCCGTGCCGGACGTCGACCGCCCCGACCCGCGGGACCCGAACGGCGACGCGGCGGAGCACGCCGAAGACCGGCCGGACGTGGAGGCCTCCGGGACGCCCGGGGACGCGCGCGTCATCGCGGTGTGGGGGCCCACCGGCGCCCCCGGACGCACGACCGTCGCCGTGAACCTGGCGGCCGAGCACGCCGTCGCGGGCCGGAGCACGCTGCTGGTGGACCTGGACACGTACGGCCCGTCGGTGGGCGCGCACCTCGGCCTGACTGAGGAGTCGGCGGGCGTGGCCCGGGCGATCCGGCGCGCCGACCACGGGCCGCTGGGCCCCGCGGACCTGGAGGCCGCGGGCGTGCGCGTCCGCGTCGCCGGCGCCGAGCTCACCGTGCTGACGGGGCTGACCCGCGTGGACCGCTGGCCCGAGCTGCGCCCCGCCGCCCTCACATCCCTGCTGGCCGCCGCCCGGGAGCGCTGGGAGCGGGTGGTGGTGGACGTCGGGTTCGGCCTGGAGCAGGACGAGGAGCTCTCCTTCGACGTCCCGGCGCCGCAGCGCAACGGCGCCACCCTGGCGGCGCTGGCCGCCGCGGACGAGGTCCTCGCCGTCGGCGGCCCGGACGCCGTCTCCCTGCCGCGGCTCGTCCGGGGCACCGAGGAGCTCGCCGAGGCGGCCCCCGAGGCCCGGCTGCGCGTGGTGGTCAATCGCCTGCGCCCCGCGGCGGCGGGCGTCTCTCCCCGGTCCCAGGTGGAGGCCGTCTGGTCCCGCTACGCGTCCGCCGGCATCCCGCTGGCCGCGTTCCTGCCGTGGGACCCCGCGGCGGCCGACCGCGCCCTGCTCGGCGGCCAGGTGCTCGCCGAGGCCGCCCCGAACAGCGCCCTGCGCCGGGCGCTGGCGGAGCTGGCCGACGTCGACCCGCGCGGGGCCCGCCGGACCGGGCGCCGCCGTCGCCCGACCGGGCAGGGGCCCGCCGGCGCCGCGCGACGACACCCGCAGGACGAGGGCGCGGCGCGGCCCTCCCGCCGCCGTACCCTGATGCCATGGTCAGCTCGCTCGCGCAGGACCCCCTGACGTCCCACCCGGACCTGGCGGACGAGGACCGCTCGTGGCTGCAGCTCCTGGTGGGGGACTGGCAGCTCGTGGCGGACCTCGCCCTCGCCGACCTCGTGCTGTGGTGCCCCGCCCCGCGGCCGGACCCGGCCGAGGGCTTCGTCGCGGTCGCCCAGGTGCGCCCGTTCACCGCCCCCACGCTGTTCCACCGGGACATCGTGGGCTCGCGCGCCCGCGCGGACCTGCGCGCCGTCGTCGCGAGCACGTGGTCCGGCGGGGAGCGCCCCGAGGGCGCGGGCCCGGTCGAGACGCCGGACGGCACGCTGCAGGTGCGGCTGTGGCCCGTGGTGCGGCGCGGCCGGGTGGTGGCCGTCCTGTCCGCGCACGGCGATCCCAACGGCCGGCCCTCCCGCTCGGTGATCGAGGAGAACTACATCCGCACGGCGGACAGCCTGCTGGACATGATGCAGCACGGGCGGTGGCCGGCCCCCGAGGAGTCGGCGGGCCTGTGGGCCGGCGGCACCCCGCGCGTCGGCGACGGCCTCGTGGTGCTCGGCCCGGACTCTGTGGCCCGGTTCACCAGCCCCAACGCGGTCTCGGCCCTGCGCCGCCTGGGCATCGCGGCCACCCTGGAGGGGCACCGCCTCACGGACGTGCTCGCGGGGACGGACGCCGCCCGCCAGCCGAGCGAGGAGGGCACCTGGGCGGTGCTCACGGGCCTGCGGGCCGGGCGCCGCGAGGTGCAGTCCCGGGGTGCGTCCCTCACGGTGCGCTCCGTGCCGCTCCTGGGCCCCGCCGGCTGGCACGGGGCCCTCCTGCTGCTGCGCGACGTCACCGAGCTGCGCCGCCAGGAGCAACGGCTGGTCTCCAAGGACGCGACGATCCGCGAGATCCACCATCGCGTGAAGAACAACCTCCAGACGGTCGGCTCCCTGCTGCGCATGCAGGCCCGCCGGACCTCCT
The sequence above is a segment of the Micrococcus endophyticus genome. Coding sequences within it:
- a CDS encoding ComF family protein; the protein is MPHARAAEPLLESDSGLPAARRAIAALGAAFVDLVLPAECAVCAAPGHRLCAPCRLDLDAALARPFRAEHGAAALPLGPGGVPLPVVAAGRYADALAAAVLAFKDHHGLHLRAVLGEALCRSAAVARLAPDVPEAAHALLVPVPGGAAGFRRRGYDPLAELVRALPAPWVVSDAVRAPRGPGRARRVGPSHAGAGSAQRRRRARRWRPVPGRLPAGAPVLLVDDVLTTGATLGALAEAVRRAGGRPVGAVVLAAVAPPADDPGPVTGAGVG
- the hpf gene encoding ribosome hibernation-promoting factor, HPF/YfiA family, with the protein product MTMDVSYIARNLSLPESFRDHVAERTERLHTLAEGAETLEVRVTKSSHHKHSDETVRVELTARGPREVVRAEADADDKQVAFDMAVTRLAERLRRMRDRRKDRRHGKLGASRGAGEVGFVPPLPPNGAQMAAEDAAREQDIPEEGTPVRIREKAFPATPMTVDEAVDAMELVGHDFFLFQNVETGVPSVVYRRRGWSYGVIRLDESLPADHVSATEGERAYQAREA
- the secA gene encoding preprotein translocase subunit SecA, coding for MPSIIDRVLKISDNRVLRRMQGTVDAVNLLEEDFRALSDAELRAETDTLKARHADGESLDLLLPEAFAAVREAAGRTLGQRHYDVQLLGGIALHQGNIAEMKTGEGKTLVATAPAYLNALTGRGVHVITVNDFLASYQAELMGRVFRFLGMETGVVVAGQLPAVRREQYAADITYGTNNEFGFDFLRDNMAWSLDELVQREHHYAIVDEVDSILIDEARTPLIISGPAQGEANRWYGEFARLVRRLEEGSDYEVDHKKRTVGVLGPGIEKVEDHLGIANLYETQNTTLIQFLNNAVKAKELFKRDKDYVVLDGEVQIVDEHTGRVLKGRRYNEGLHQAIEAKEGVEVKPENQTLATVTLQNYFRGYDKLAGMTGTAETEAAEFTSTYGLGVVVIPPNRERQRVDHNDVVYKNEKVKFDAVVEDIAERHERRQPVLVGTTSVEKSEYLSTLLAKRGIRHEVLNAKNHAREAAIVAQAGRPGAVTVATNMAGRGTDIMLGGNAEFTAVARMQELGLDAAEDPEAYEARWPQVLAEAEAAVADANREVLEAGGLYVVGTERHDSRRIDNQLRGRSGRQGDPGESRFYLSLTDELMRNFNPGVAQRIMNSPSIPDDMALEFGFVSKAIQNAQAQVEGRNAEQRKNVLKYDDVMNRQREAIYADRRSILEGEDLKDRVRRFVEDAVGNIVDATTEEGHAADWDLDQLWRDLSELYPVGITQEDVLEEVGGRGRLKAEDLRRELVSDALLAYEDREAQVGSEALREAERRVVLSAIGRRWQEHLYEMDYLKEGIGLRAMAQREPLVEYQREGYTMFQNMLAGIREDSVRTLFKAQITAAPAPTSLPGIKDARGLTMTPQISVEGVEAPQRPSQLRFTGPAEDGQGAVTRAGTETGATVEAGTNRRSRREAERRERRS
- a CDS encoding Rv3235 family protein, with product MPALAARPQSTVHGSARGLARHADRRADRPAAALLHGPAHGPAVLPRGEEIARRAAVEQGREELRRVRSLAAVIAVACVEVETGRRALRDLSAWLSPEVLDKMTRRMDLLGLAEQDRPRARSAAAGVSRAPAAAPRPVGARVCEVAPGRVEASATVLCDGRARAFALRLERRISRWKVTSVEIG
- a CDS encoding LysM peptidoglycan-binding domain-containing protein, with the translated sequence MQRITEPARRGRAALPEADGPRADGHRVDAVDAAGLVVLALAAPALLIGAAALLEPGEGAASSELVRLLGLGAGIAGLGLVAWWAVGLLGLVLATVGRRIGRPGFARLGARLTPALLGRVAGAVLGAHMLAAPAAWAEQPAVGPVPVAGWAVSHAAPASTTASAPAAVPEAGWTPRTPVPAPPGASAARDLSDRPTVTVRRGDCLWDIAAAELGPDATPREIDARWRRWHEANRRVIGDDPHLLLPGTVLTAPVFSPHAAPQQGRP
- a CDS encoding helix-turn-helix domain-containing protein; amino-acid sequence: MQRFLTLTDVAETLNISGQAARALIRSGELQAIQVGGRGQWRIEESWLQEYVDRQRQATRARVQEWAEADAKSR
- a CDS encoding SAF domain-containing protein, whose translation is MSTSTSASAEGGRLRRPRWRDPRLLVGLVLVLASVAGVVALVASSQRTSAYWAAAVDLPPGTPLEAGQLRAVEVNLADAEGKYLAAAPDSAPSGRMVASTVRAGELLPAAALVDADPEGRRPVGVRLREPLAGGVGVGDRVDVWVAMPAEGGRGHADPERLAEALEIAEVATEQGSIGGSGETRVQLLAPEATLPRVVDAQVKDARITLVPAHGVR
- a CDS encoding ATPase translates to MTVRIALATTVLPGLDHIGPLERHQTRITVVRRAEDLAELLAIARSGLVDAVLVAGATEAVTGAFLEELARLPRPVGAAAISEVRAERRRLRALGVPCVRADAGPEPLAAAVVEAALAAAEGRRARADAMAEDEDGEDPVDGLDGIELTYGVLDDGPRLGPPLLGGDPERSAASAARPGAGAGDEAVDDGRRGGRAGDDLVPADAAQGGVTRDGVAQDRAQDGSAPGSARDDAQDSAAWDADAAGRSVPDVDRPDPRDPNGDAAEHAEDRPDVEASGTPGDARVIAVWGPTGAPGRTTVAVNLAAEHAVAGRSTLLVDLDTYGPSVGAHLGLTEESAGVARAIRRADHGPLGPADLEAAGVRVRVAGAELTVLTGLTRVDRWPELRPAALTSLLAAARERWERVVVDVGFGLEQDEELSFDVPAPQRNGATLAALAAADEVLAVGGPDAVSLPRLVRGTEELAEAAPEARLRVVVNRLRPAAAGVSPRSQVEAVWSRYASAGIPLAAFLPWDPAAADRALLGGQVLAEAAPNSALRRALAELADVDPRGARRTGRRRRPTGQGPAGAARRHPQDEGAARPSRRRTLMPWSARSRRTP
- a CDS encoding sensor histidine kinase; the protein is MVSSLAQDPLTSHPDLADEDRSWLQLLVGDWQLVADLALADLVLWCPAPRPDPAEGFVAVAQVRPFTAPTLFHRDIVGSRARADLRAVVASTWSGGERPEGAGPVETPDGTLQVRLWPVVRRGRVVAVLSAHGDPNGRPSRSVIEENYIRTADSLLDMMQHGRWPAPEESAGLWAGGTPRVGDGLVVLGPDSVARFTSPNAVSALRRLGIAATLEGHRLTDVLAGTDAARQPSEEGTWAVLTGLRAGRREVQSRGASLTVRSVPLLGPAGWHGALLLLRDVTELRRQEQRLVSKDATIREIHHRVKNNLQTVGSLLRMQARRTSSPEADRALRQAMRRVDTIALVHQTLSEEIDGQVPVDDLLKRQFRLAVEVSGDGRPLEAAASGEFGELPSHVTTPLALVLNELAANAVEHGTAPAGGRVELHAERELTPAGSVLVVSVTDGGSGVQDGWSPGEFQPAADGAGLGLRIVQTMVEGDLRGTLRWERLPDGGTRVVLRIPTA